The stretch of DNA ACTACTTCCGTATCAGTATATTTGTTCTCAAAAGGAAAATAAAATATTATTTATAATTTTTTTTTGCTATTTCCAACACTTTCATTGCTAATTTTAAGGTATAATCAAGATCGTTTAAATCTAATATTTCTACTGTAGAATGTATGTATTTTGAAGGTATTGATATTACGGCAGTTGGAATGCCCTCTTTTATTATATGAACGGCCGCACCATCCGTACTTCCCCCAGAGATGTGATTTTGGTAAGGTATTTTAGCTTCTATTGTAGATTGCAATATGATATCTTTGACTTTTTCACTCAAAATGAATCCTCTGTCCATTAAATTAATTGATGGCCCTTTGCCAATGTTAATTGTAACTTTGTCTGTTTCTGTTTTTGGTATTGGCCCTGCTGTTGTAGAGTCTATAATCAATGCAAAATCAATATCGATGCCATAAGCTGCAGTTTTTGCACCCCTTAAACCAACTTCCTCTTGGGTGGTAAATACGCCATAAAAAGTATAATCAGGATTTTTTATTTTTTTAATTAATTCAATCAATATTGCACATCCAGCTCTGTTGTCAAAGGATTTACAACTTACGATGTTCTCTTTACCCAATTCAGAAAAGGAAATATCTCTTGTTATCGAATCGCCAGGTTTAATTCCAAGTGATTCAACTTCTTCTTTTGAATTTACTCCAACGTCTATCCTCAGATCTTCGATCTTTAACGCTTTATCTCGTTCTTCCTGCGAAGTTATATGGGGGGGTTTTAGCCCTATAACCCCTAATATGTCAGCTTTTGAAGAATGAATTTTAACTCTCTGAGAACCTAAACTCCTTGGATCAAACCCTCCTATTGTCTCAAAAGAAATAAATCCCTTATCGTCAATATATTTAACCATGAATCCAATTTCGTCCATGTGCGCAGAGATCATTACGCCAAATTTATCTGAACCTTTCTTTATGGCAATTATATTGCCCATAGAATCTTCTCTTATTTCATCAACATGATTTTTTATTTCTTCAATAATTAGTTTTTTTATTCTTTTTTCATGACCAGAAACTCCGGGCGCTTCAGATAGTTTCTTTAATAACTCCTTCAATGCATCACTTCCATGGTAAGGTATTATGCAAATCTAAATATAAGAATATCCTTAATCGCTTAATATTCTATTCTAACATTAAAGATATAAAACATATGTGACTATTTTTTTTATGTCTGATGTTGATATAATAAAATTCATTGAAGATAAGAAAGGCTTTATAGAAAATACTATCGAAAGATATGTTCCTAAAGATATAAACAATGAAAACTTCAAATCAAAATCAAGATACAAAGTTGATTATAAAGCTCTAAATTATGGTATATCTAAACCATTGTGGGATTTTCTTGGATACGGCGGAAAAAGATGGAGGCCTGTTCTTTTTCTCTTGATATCTGAGGCACTAGGAGCAAACATGAAAAAAATAAGTGATTTTTTAGTTATACCTGAAATCGCACACAATGGAACCATTATTATTGATGACATAGAAGATAATGCAGATCTTAGGCGAGGTAAACCTGCTCTTCACAAAGTATATGGCGTAGATATAGCAATAAACTGTGGGAACGCG from Methanofastidiosum sp. encodes:
- a CDS encoding M42 family metallopeptidase, encoding MKELLKKLSEAPGVSGHEKRIKKLIIEEIKNHVDEIREDSMGNIIAIKKGSDKFGVMISAHMDEIGFMVKYIDDKGFISFETIGGFDPRSLGSQRVKIHSSKADILGVIGLKPPHITSQEERDKALKIEDLRIDVGVNSKEEVESLGIKPGDSITRDISFSELGKENIVSCKSFDNRAGCAILIELIKKIKNPDYTFYGVFTTQEEVGLRGAKTAAYGIDIDFALIIDSTTAGPIPKTETDKVTINIGKGPSINLMDRGFILSEKVKDIILQSTIEAKIPYQNHISGGSTDGAAVHIIKEGIPTAVISIPSKYIHSTVEILDLNDLDYTLKLAMKVLEIAKKNYK